A single Rhopalosiphum padi isolate XX-2018 chromosome 4, ASM2088224v1, whole genome shotgun sequence DNA region contains:
- the LOC132930537 gene encoding 26S proteasome non-ATPase regulatory subunit 11, with protein sequence MAGATMLARINKPSDFAMQKVETEHDRIMAREQLILSQGELLKKEGKAKELAALIKETRPFLSEISKAKAAKLVRSLVDLFLDLEAGIGIELQLCKECIEWAKEERRTFLRQSLESRLMALYFDSGMFKEALQHGSVLLKELKKLDDKNLLVDVLLLESKAYHALNNLSKARASLTSARTTANSIYCPPKMQASLDLQSGILHAADEQDFKTAYSYFYEAFEGFDSVDSTSKALKALKYMLLSKIMLNNAEDVQQIVSGKLALKYTGRDVEAMKSIAKASHKRSLADFQIGLNEYKKELEDDPIVRAHLDTLYGNMLEQNLCRIIEPYSRVQVEYVAKSINLPMENVERKLSQMILDKKFHGILDQGEGILIVFEEAEIDETYELVLDNINSMSKVVDTLYQTAKKLT encoded by the exons ATGGCAGGTGCTACAATGTTAGCGCGCATTAATAAGCCGTCAGACTTCGCCATGCAGAAAGTCGAAACGGAACACGACAGGATTATGGCACGCGAGCAACTAATCCTTTCGCAGGGTGAACTGTTAAAGAAAGAAGGTAAGGCCAAAGAATTGGCCGCTCTAATTAAGGAGACTAGACCTTTTTTGTCCGAAATCAGTAAGGCAAAGGCAGCCAAACTAGTGCGATCCTTGGTTGACCTCTTCCTGGATCTCGAAGCAGGCATTGGCATTGAATTGCAATTGTGTAAGGAGTGTATAGAATGGGCCAAGGAAGAACGACGAACATTTCTCAGGCAGTCCCTGGAGTCCAGATTGATGGCCCTGTACTTCGATTCTGGAATGTTCAAAGAAGCTTTGCAACATGGCTCTGTATTGTTGAAAGAACTGAAAAAATTGGATGATAAAAATTTGTTGGTTGATGTTTTATTGTTGGAAAGCAAAGCTTATCATGCTTTGAATAATTTGTCCAAGGCTAGAGCCTCTCTAACTTCTGCTAGAACAACTGCAAACTCTATTTATTGCCCGCCCAAAATGCAGGCTTCTCTTGACTTGCAATCTGGAATCTTACATGCAGCCGATGAGCAAGACTTTAAAACTGCTTATTCTTACTTTTATGAAGCTTTTGAAGGATTTGACAGCGTAGACAGTACATCTAAAGCACTCAAGGCTTTAAAGTACATGCTTTTGTCAaagattatgttaaataatgcaGAAGATGTGCAACAGATTGTAAGTGGAAAATTAGCATTAAAATATACGGGTCGTGATGTAGAAGCAATGAAGAGCATTGCAAAGGCTAGTCATAAAAGATCTTTAGCAGATTTTCAAATTggattaaatgaatataaaaaagaatTGGAAGACGATCCAATTGTCAGAGCACATTTAGATACACTTTATGGAAATATGTTGGAacaaaatttgtgtagaatCATTGAACCATACTCAAG aGTACAAGTTGAGTATGTTgccaaatcaataaatttaccaATGGAAAATGTTGAACGAAAACTTTCACAGATGATATTGGACAAGAAGTTCCATGGTATTTTAGACCAGGGTGAAGGCATTCTTATAGTATTTGAAGAAGCGGAAATCGATGAAACTTACGAATtagttttagataatataaatagcatGAGCAAAGTTGTTGATACCTTGTATCAGActgctaaaaaattaacataa
- the LOC132930539 gene encoding transformer-2 protein homolog beta-like isoform X1, with amino-acid sequence MSDVEDRNGNSKSRSITPSRSRSRSPSDHKSRSRSPTHSKTRSRSLSRPPSRNGSKYKSRSRHSYSRSRSRSRSYSGDRRRSYRSHSRGSGSRRSRHENPKPNKCLGIFGLSVYTTEHQLYDIFAKYGSIDKILIIIDAKSGRSRGFGFAYFKKHEDAKVAKEECSGMEIDGRRIRVDFSITQRPHTPTPGIYMGRPTMREERSSRRRGYDRYDNNRYDRGDRYDRGERYDRYDRDRDYDDYYEGGYRGGGGGGGGGRGGGGGHYRERRSPSYYKNRSRYDRSRSRSYSPRRNKT; translated from the exons ATGAGTGACGTCGAG GATCGCAACGGGAATTCAAAATCCCGTTCCATTACTCCCAGCCGAAGCCGCAGCAGATCGCCTAGCGATCACAAGTCTCGCAGTCGATCACCCACTCACTCGAAGACACGTTCTAGATCACTATCTCGACCACCCAGTCGCAATGGTAGCAAGTATAAGAGCCGCTCTAGGCATTCATACTCAAGGTCACGCTCTAGGTCTCGTTCGTATAGTGGAGATCGCCGTCGCAGTTATCGGAGCCACTCACGAGGCTCTGGCTCGAGACGCAGCAGACAt gaAAACCCAAAACCGAATAAATGTCTGGGCATATTTGGCTTAAGTGTATACACAACAGAACATCAACTCTATGATATATTTGCAAAATACGGTTCCATTGACAAAATCCTCATTATTATTGATGCTAAA agtgGAAGGTCTCGTGGTTTTGGTTTTGCCTATTTCAAAAAGCATGAAGATGCTAAGGTAGCTAAAGAAGAATGCTCGGGCATGGAAATTGATGGCCGCAGAATACGAGTAGATTTTTCAATTACCCAACGCCCTCACACACCAACACCTGGAATTTATATGGGCAGACcaac aatgAGAGAAGAAAGGTCATCTAGGAGAAGAGGTTATGATAGATATGATAATAACCGATACGATCGTGGTGATAGATATGACCGCGGAGAACGTTATGATAGATATGATAGAGATAGAGATTACGA tgattACTATGAGGGTGGATATAGaggtggtggtggcggcggcggcggtggtagaGGTGGCGGTGGAGGCCACTACAGAGAACGCAGATCACCATCATACTACAAAAACCGATCACGTTATGATAGATCACGTTCCCGTTCTTATTCTCCAC GTCGTAATAAAACCTAA
- the LOC132930539 gene encoding transformer-2 protein homolog beta-like isoform X2: protein MSDVEDRNGNSKSRSITPSRSRSRSPSDHKSRSRSPTHSKTRSRSLSRPPSRNGSKYKSRSRHSYSRSRSRSRSYSGDRRRSYRSHSRGSGSRRSRHENPKPNKCLGIFGLSVYTTEHQLYDIFAKYGSIDKILIIIDAKSGRSRGFGFAYFKKHEDAKVAKEECSGMEIDGRRIRVDFSITQRPHTPTPGIYMGRPTMREERSSRRRGYDRYDNNRYDRGDRYDRGERYDRYDRDRDYDDYYEGGYRGGGGGGGGGRGGGGGHYRERRSPSYYKNRSRYDRSRSRSYSPRAERV from the exons ATGAGTGACGTCGAG GATCGCAACGGGAATTCAAAATCCCGTTCCATTACTCCCAGCCGAAGCCGCAGCAGATCGCCTAGCGATCACAAGTCTCGCAGTCGATCACCCACTCACTCGAAGACACGTTCTAGATCACTATCTCGACCACCCAGTCGCAATGGTAGCAAGTATAAGAGCCGCTCTAGGCATTCATACTCAAGGTCACGCTCTAGGTCTCGTTCGTATAGTGGAGATCGCCGTCGCAGTTATCGGAGCCACTCACGAGGCTCTGGCTCGAGACGCAGCAGACAt gaAAACCCAAAACCGAATAAATGTCTGGGCATATTTGGCTTAAGTGTATACACAACAGAACATCAACTCTATGATATATTTGCAAAATACGGTTCCATTGACAAAATCCTCATTATTATTGATGCTAAA agtgGAAGGTCTCGTGGTTTTGGTTTTGCCTATTTCAAAAAGCATGAAGATGCTAAGGTAGCTAAAGAAGAATGCTCGGGCATGGAAATTGATGGCCGCAGAATACGAGTAGATTTTTCAATTACCCAACGCCCTCACACACCAACACCTGGAATTTATATGGGCAGACcaac aatgAGAGAAGAAAGGTCATCTAGGAGAAGAGGTTATGATAGATATGATAATAACCGATACGATCGTGGTGATAGATATGACCGCGGAGAACGTTATGATAGATATGATAGAGATAGAGATTACGA tgattACTATGAGGGTGGATATAGaggtggtggtggcggcggcggcggtggtagaGGTGGCGGTGGAGGCCACTACAGAGAACGCAGATCACCATCATACTACAAAAACCGATCACGTTATGATAGATCACGTTCCCGTTCTTATTCTCCAC GTGCGGAAAGAGTTTAA